Below is a window of Mus caroli chromosome 2, CAROLI_EIJ_v1.1, whole genome shotgun sequence DNA.
CTCCCCAGTATCTGTGAAGCAGGGCTCCAGGCTCGTGCTCTTTCAATACTAACTGCTGAGTAAAACTGGGACCCCATTGCATCAGCCACTGGCCTTCCTTGCATCCTTTCATCCTTGGCAAAGAGCAACGCTCTTGTGCCTGCTGCCAGTGGGGCGCGCACAGGctccttgtttgctttttttggcCCGGTGACAGAAAAGTTGTCCCCGGTTGGGGATTAGCAGGGAGTAGCCTTGAGTTCTGGAGTCCAGGAAGTCACCTTTCCTATCACTAAGGACAGGGTCAAGAAGGGTTATCCCTGAAATTGACAAAGCCTCCCCTTTAGCTTTCCACTGAGAAGCATAGAGGTAGAGCTTCATGGTTTGTCACAACCCTGAGAGCTTAAAAGATGATGACTGTTTTCACTGAGTTCCAACAGATTGATTCAGAGTGCTGAGTTGAGAAATCTAAGGTCACAATGAGTAATGAAGACCATTAAGTCCATCCAAAGAGCAGCTAGGCCAAGAAAATGCGATTGGTGATTGATTGGTGATGTCTGCTGAGGACGGAGCTATGTAGAGTGGTCTAGGTATGCTGTATGCATTTGCTACCTGATGAGCCACTTAGGCTGTTTATTTCACTCCAGTGCACACTTcctcaagatttatttttcttgtaatgttttatggtttctgtttgttttgtttttgagacagggtcctactatgtagccctagctgtcttggaacttgctacgTAGATCAGTCTGCTTTCAAGCTcagagattctcttgcctctgcctctagagtgctggaattaaaggtgtgcaacgaTGCCCAACTTTATATTTTAGTATGACACTTTCTAGGGCAGCCAAGGTTATCAGTGGAAAAAGCTGGGCCAGTATTACTTCGAGACACCAGCCCTGGAACAGGGCAAGTGCTCACTTCAGGTCTCTGACAGGGCCTCACGCTGCCTGGCTAAACCCCTAgcttgaaggaggaggaggaggaaggggaagaaaaaggaggagggggagggagaaggggaaagaagaggaagaaaaggaggagaggagaggggagggagggagagggagaggagtcCTAGTGGTTGATATTGTCAGGGAACCCAGGCTTCCTGGGGCCCCAGTCTGGCACAGGGTGCTATGGTGGGTCTAGCAGTGAGCTTGCATGGATGGCCTCTGACCACAGAAAGTCTCTTGACCTTCTGTCCCAGGACTAGGCTTTCTGGCTGAGTCCTATTCATTCTTCTCTCTTTGGCTCACACCCTGGCTCAGTGTCACCAAATCCTGTTAATCTAAGTCAACTCAATTCAGGAATCACTCCCTGGTTTGCACGAATGCAGATTCCTGGTCCCCTCCAGCTCTGCAgcttcagccccagccccagcccctacCATGCTCTTGACCTCTGGAGTTTGCATCCTCTGAAGTGTCCCCCCTGACTGAGACTTGCAGCAGGCCAGGTACCTGCAGGAAACAGGAACCATTGGTTCCCTGAGCTCCTACAATGGGGCAGCAGTGCCCCCTGGTGGGTACTGCCTGAAGCATTTCTCTTCCACAGCCGAGCCACTCActaggagggaagagaagggaggtcTTCCCAGTCTTCCAGGGCCCTACAAGTGAATGGGAGAAGTCCCCACCAGGCCATCCCTCCCAGCTTCCGCCTGCTCCTGTGTGGGCACTCCTCATCATGTTGTTTGGCTCTGCGTTTGTCTGGGCTGAGTGTGCAGAGGCTGCGAGGGATGATCCATTTCAAAAGCCCTCAGGCTGCACAGTCTACCTGCCTGGCTTCTTATGAAAAggtttcctcctgtgagtcttaACGGAAGCTTGATGTTCCAGGAAGAGGCCACAAGCACTGTGGCTTCCTGGCTCTCTACAGCCCCCTTCCAAGCACCTGTACCCAGGTGTTTGAGGAGGAAGGACAGCGAGAATGAACTGGTGTCAGCTGTGACACTGTGACACAGGAACCCCACGTCATGCTTTCAGGTTCATCCCATGGCTCCCTCCTGTCACCGCCACATCCTCTTCACACCATAGTTCAGGATACTGCCTCCTCAGGCTGGATCATTATAAACCCTCCTTTAATAATTGATTCCAGAGATGAGTGTAtggaacccctcccccaccctgcaaGGCACAGCCTCACCCACCCTTAGCCCAGAGGACAGGGGACAGCTGCCAAGAAACACCAGTCCAGATCCTCCTCTCATCCAGGGTCTTGTGCCAGACCTGAGGGACCCACACCCCTAAGTTTTCAGGTCCCTCACCAAGAGGAGCGCACCAGAGGCTACCTGGGCCAGTCCTCCAGGAGGTCcctcagttcagttccctgcTGAACTgatcttgggggtggggtggggggagagtgcTCCAAGTGTGTGGAAGACCGCCTACCCTGTCTCCCACAGAAACATGGAAAACCCATGAAGAAAGTGTGACAGTGGGGAAAACCCCACCAACCTTTCCTGTGGCCTTTCCCTGGGCAGCTACGGGTGCTACACCCACCCTCCCTGGTTTTTAATACAATACAATATGACTTCAGGGTGGAGACCCAGCTATCCTGTGTACAGTAATACTGGGAGCCATTTCGAGCTGTTAAAATATCCCAGGCAGTAGGAAGAAAGGCCACAGAATAGCCAGGGCCCCATATTGGTGGCAGAAGGACAGGGAGAAGGGCCCAGGCCCAGAAAGCTCCCAATACAACCTTTCCAGGATGGGCCAGAGGCCTCAGTGGTGGATGGAGCAGGGCCCATGTGAGAAAAAGCTAGAGAGGCCCCGTGGGTGGAGAAATAGGACGGTGGGGACATCAGCAGCCTCAGTACTTGGGGACCTTGCTGTAGTCTTCAGAATGAATGTACCGGCACAAACATATGGACAGGAACAACCCCAGCAGCTGTGAAGGACAGAGCAAAGTCAGGAAGGCCCGCCAGGGTCCCAGGACCCTGCCCTCCAGCTCCATACTGGGTTCCAGTCACAACCACCCTGAGGCAGACAGGCAAGCTGCTGAAGGAGGCCCAGAGAGGGATAGTACCCAATCTGACGTCACACAGACAGATGGGCTGGGGTCAGGGCAGCTCTAGAAGCACATGGACCACTCAGTTCACAGGAAGCAGCAATGCAAGGGCACGGGGGCAGGGGGGCTTATTCGAGACAGAACCCAGGGCACAGCTGcatgggagagagggacagaccTCAATGACAGCAACACCAGCACACACGCCCAGAAGGATGCCGAAGTTCTCCTGAAGCCACGCCTGTGCCTTCTCCATGCAGCCCTGTGGAAAGACTCATGTCAGCCTCTGCACACAGCTGCAGCAGGCCTGCCCAGGACCGGCTCGTGAGCAGGTCCCTCATGGCACCTGTATACTATGGTGTGAGCAGATTGGGAGGAGGGGACTAACGAGGGAAGGAGGCTGAGTGACGGCCCTGGGCACGTCCAGGAGCTGGGATACCTGTCCCTCAGGGTGGCAGAGTCCAGCCCCTGGCTGCCAGCCCCACACATACCTCAGTGTTCACAGGCCAATCCTCAGGGTTGTTTTCGCTCACAGTGCTGTTGTCAGCCTCGCAGAATCCTTTCTTCACAATGAGCTGGTTGTCCTCTTCCTTGATCTTCTCGCAGGAGCATGGGTAAGTGGTCTTGGTAAAGCCCATGAGCTCCTCGTTCTCTGTCCAGTTGTAGTAGCTGACCCAGCCACAGCACTTGACCTGCGCAGTGGTGACACAACAGGTTGCTTGATTGGCCACTCAGCCCATCCTAAGCAGCCCACCTCCAGATGGAGACTCAGACTGGCCACTTCTGTGCCTCCTGGGGTGGCAGCTGTGTCCCACTCCCAGGGTGCTGGAGATGCATAGCACCCAAGGGCTGAACTTCAGTGCTGTGCATCAGAAGAGACTTCAAGAGGCCTCCGAGAAACAGTACAAACTACCAACACAGTGGAGAGCCACAGTCGGAAGCTGTTAGCATATGCATGGAGCAGAGGAGGTGAGTTCAAGTGAAACACCAGTCAGCACAAGTGGAATGCGTGCAAGGCTGTCAGTCAGGTGGCAAAGGTTGAACATGGGGCTCTCGGGTCAtgggttcaaaccccagttcTGTCATTTCAAGCTGAGCTGAGCTTTCCACAATGAAGACTAAGAACTAAGGTCGCTAATGGAGTGAGGGGTGAGGCAGACAATGTGCCACATGCTTCCAGAGAGCCCAGTGACAGACCAGTCAAGGCCAAGGCTACCTGCCAGTGTTAAACACAGGCACTTGAGATCTGGGGCGGAGCTTCCTGGTCACTAACATGAGAAAAGAGACAAGATCAATTCCATTGTTTCCAAAGACAAAATGCTCTATCCAGAGGGCAAGGCTTTCTGGGATGGAAGCTAACACTGTTCTCAGTGGATTCCTTGGAAATCAAATCCCAGGTGGGAGGGAGGATAAGCTATCTCCTGTGCCCAAGCTCTCATCTGAAACAGCCAGAAGGGGGCACTCCAAGCAAGTGTAGGGAAGCTGAGCTCTAGGCTATTCCCAAGCTGGCAAGAGTTCTGACAGAAAGGCAGAAGGGTAGGTACCACCGGCTCTGCCTCAGTGAGCGGACAGGCAGGCCTCACTTGTTCTATGACACCAGGAAGGGACAACCTTTCCAGGGTCAACAAAGAAGAGGCAGATCTGTGAACCCAGGAGCCGTCTCCAAGACTTAGGGGCCAAGAGCACTTGTGTCCTCTCTCCAAGAGTAACACAGTCACACCACATCACTGTCACTAAGACTCATCCTCACCTGCGCCTGCACGTAGTCCCAGGCCTCTTCGCGGCTGCTGGTGGCATTGGCAGTGTAGTTGCGAATGATGTCCATCACTGTGTTCCCCATCTCCTTCTTCAGCTGCAGAGGGAGTGTGAGCGTCAGGGCTGGACTTGAACCTGGGCCTCGGGGATGCTCACGCTCACACCCTGCCTCCTCCACCACAGCAATCCCAGGCCACGCTCATGGCTGCAGAACATCCACTGTCCTGGTAATCCCTAGTGCCCATTCGCTCAGTGCCAACCCTGTCAGCCACGGCCTACCCTTCAGCAGGCATTTTTCCTTTTGACGCTGAAAAGCCTCCCGTGGCCTCCCACAACTTTCCAGAGACATATCAATGCCCTTCAATGTCCTCTCAGAATTTACAAAGTCCCACGCCGTTTGCCCAggcctccccagccctggttcCCTGCTCTTCTGTGCTGTGTGCCATTACACGAGGCCTCGTGCTGCCTCTGTGCTTCCCCTGCTGCTCAGAATGCTGTCCCCTGGATGTGAACATGGTGAGCTCCCCTGGCAAACTGCATCTCCTCAGACAGGCTCTACAGAACAGTGTGTCTCCTACCCCTCTGTCACCTTTCCCTGGCCATCCTTGTCCAGGGCTAAATGATGGTGTCACAGCTCATTCTCTATTTGGGCTTAGGGCAACTTTTCCCAGCTGCGGTGTGGGTGTCGGCTGGGGGCAGCTAGGTGTGGGTACAGATAATAAACCCACTTGCCCCATGGTTAGTCGTCACAGGGGCTGGGCAGAAGACCCGTCTCCTAGGAACAGTGAAAGTAAGAGGCACAGCATGTCCAATTTCTTGCTTTTGTGGAATGGGCTGCAGTCTCTCAGGAAAGGCCTGAGACTGCAGGCAAGCAGCCCAGGAACCCCAACCAGAAGACCCCCTAAGCCTCAGCCAGAGCCTCAGCCATGTGACCAAGCTGGCCTTCCCTACAGCCAGTGGCACCACGTGAGGCTGAGGTACTCACAACTGATAGAGGGGGCAGGGCGAGGATCTGTGGGGCCCTTCCATGGCTGCCCTCCCTGGGACTTCACAGTCCATATCCTGACTAGTAGTAGTAGTCCCCACCAGCTAGGGAATCCTAAATCCTGTGCTATCTGAGGGCTTCAGAGATAAGAGGCCATGGCCTCCTAGCTTCTCACCAACAGCCAGCTGTGAGGAGGGGAAAGATCTGCAGCTAGCTCCAGAGCGAGGTGAAACCCACAAAGGTGGGAATGTGGCCTCCAAGGCACTTAGTTCCTGCTGACCTCCCTCTAACACACAGCCC
It encodes the following:
- the Cd82 gene encoding CD82 antigen, which encodes MGAGCVKVTKYFLFLFNLLFFILGAVILGFGVWILADKNSFISVLQTSSSSLQVGAYVFIGVGAITIVMGFLGCIGAVNEVRCLLGLYFVFLLLILIAQVTVGVLFYFNADKLKKEMGNTVMDIIRNYTANATSSREEAWDYVQAQVKCCGWVSYYNWTENEELMGFTKTTYPCSCEKIKEEDNQLIVKKGFCEADNSTVSENNPEDWPVNTEGCMEKAQAWLQENFGILLGVCAGVAVIELLGLFLSICLCRYIHSEDYSKVPKY